The uncultured Mailhella sp. genome segment CGCCATGGTGAGTTCCCGCGCCTACCGCAAGGGCATGGACGAGAGACAGGCCGTGGAAGAGCTGATGAACAACGCCCGTTTTGATCAGACCGTGGTGAATCATCTCAGAAACGTGTTGAAAACGCCGGAAGGCATGGTGGCGGCGCGTTCGTGACCGGCGCTCGCCCGAAGAGCGTCACCGGCGCTGTGCGCTGAACCGGCAGCAAAGAGCCGCAGAAAGACCTGATGGGAGCTTTCTGCGGCTTATCTTACTTGATGGAAGTCCGGGATGGAGGCGGAAAGACGTCGCGAGCGGCGTATTATGACGCCGTGACTATGCGGTTCTTTCCGGAGCGCTTGCCCATGTACATGCGTTCGTCCGCCAGCTTGAACAGCGCCTCGCGACTGGAAGAAGGCGAGGTCTGCTCGATTTCGCTCAGGCAGGCGCATCCGATGGTAAAACTGAAGGGAATGATTTGTCCGTTGCCCAGCACGATGTTCTTCCGCATGGAGTTTGAGAGGGAAACAATGCGGTTGCAGAACGCTTCGTAGGTGCTGGCCATGGAAATGATGATGAATTCGTCGCCTCCGTAGCGGGTGATGAATTCATGGTGCTGATAGTCAAAGTATTTGAGCCAGAACTGACTGCAGCTTTTCAGCACTTCATCGCCGGTATCGTGGCCATATCTGTCGTTGATGAGTTTGAAGCCGTCCATGTCAAGCATGGCAATGCATAGTTCCTGCTGCTGTTGTTCCGCTTCCTTCACATAGTTTTGAAAATACGTATCCATATAATGCCAGCTGTAGCAGCCGGTAAGCGGATCGCGGATAAGACGGGAATTTTCTTCCTGAAGACGGCGTATTTCAACAATAACGTGTTCATTGCGTCCGAGTCCGGAAATGTCCGTGAGCTCGGTAATCAGTTCCAGAGTGAACGTTTTTCCATCCAGAATGACATATCGTGCAATGACGATAAAAATATGTCCGTTTATGGATTCAAGTTTTGTGCATTGATCTTGAGAATCAATAACCTGTTTGGAGATACAGTACTTGCAGCAGGTTTTGCGATTCCAGAAATGATAGCACAAGGTGTCCGCTTTCAGGTTGTCATCTTCAAAAAGATAGGCCTTGCAGTCGCTGGGAGAAACAAGACGAATAATCTTGAAAGTATTGCGAAGCGTTTTTACTTCTTTAACAAGTTCGTCAAAGGTATATATGTGTTTTACTGCCGGCTGCTGCATGACCATGTTCCCTTCGGTCTTGAGATGCTGCTGGAACGATGGCATACAAAATTTTTTCCGTCAATAAAAATGACAGGTAAATTTTTAATGATTTGCAGCAGATACCAGTTCTCCATCAGAGCATCTCCGTTTTAGTGCACGGCTATCAAGTCCATTCTTCCCATTCCGCAACGGGGCGGCGCACACAGAGGATGCATGCTCAGGTCGTCTTTTTTCGATGTCTCAGCTCGGCGGAGAGAGGCTTAACAACAACATTATAATGTGATAGATATATAAAATATCTGTAAAGAACTGTATAAACTTCGTGTGTTTGACATATAACATGAAGTATTTCATAAATATTTTTTTCTGAGGTCTTCGGAACGGGCTATCCGTGTCCGGTATGGACTGAAGACATGTTGTTCGGCCGTAGAGGAGCAACGATGGTTCAATCTTTTATACAGGCGCAACGGCCCGATACGCTGCTGATTGTTGACGACAATGAAATCAATCGGGAGATTCTCGAGCATATTTTTTCTTCGTTTTATCCCACGGAGCAGGCGGAAAACGGACGTGTCGGCCTCGATAAGATTTTATCCCGGCCGGAGAATTACTGCGCCATTCTTCTGGACGTGGTCATGCCGGAGATGGACGGCATACAGGTGCTTCATCGGCTGAAGGCCGAAGGGCTGATGGAAAAAATTCCCGTGTTCCTGATCACCGGAGAGGCCAGCGACGCCGTCATGAACGAGGCGTATCGTCTGGGCGTCATGGACGTCATCAGCAAGCCGGTGGTGCCCTACATCGTGCAGCGACGGGTAAACTCCGTGGTGGAACTGTTCCGCGCGAGAAAGATTCTCGGCAACAAGGTGGAACAGCAGCAGTCGGAACTGCTCAAGCAGGCGCAGAAGATCATACGTCTGAACGAGGGCATGATAGAATCGCTGGCCACGGCCATCGAATTCCGCAGCGGAGAATCCGGGGAACACGTGCGCCGCATTCACGACATTACGCGGCACCTTCTGCGGCATACGGATCTCGGCGAAGGACTGACGGAGGTGGACATAGAGCATATTGCTCTGGCTTCCATCATGCACGACGTGGGCAAGATCGCCATTCCCGACGCCATATTGAACAAGCCCGGCAGACTCACGCCGGAAGAGTTTGAAATCATCAAGACGCATACCACGAAGGGCGCGGAGCTGCTGGAAAAAATTCCGCAGCTGCGCGAGCATGAATCCTATCGGTACGCCTACGACATCGCCCGTCATCACCATGAGCGCTGGGACGGCAGGGGCTACCCCGACGGGTTGAAGGGCGATGAGATTTCCATCTGGGCCCAGATTGTGGCCCTTGCGGACGTGTATGACGCTCTGGTGAGCAAGCGCTGCTACAAAACGGCCTTTGCCCGCCAGGAAGCGCTGGACATGATTCGCGACAACAAATGCGGAGTCTTCAATCCGCGGCTTCTGGACAGGTTCTTCGCCGAAGAGGAAAAGCTTGCCAGATTGTATCCCCGAAGAAGTGAGGAAAACTGACCATGGACGCGAACGTCAGAAACATGCTGATCGAGGGCGGAATCAACGTTGACGAAGTGCTTGAGCGCTGCATGGGCAGTGAAGCTCTGGTGGCCCGTCTGCTGAAGAAGTTTCCGGCAGACGGCAGCTACGGCAAGCTGTCGGAGGCCGTCGACAACGGCGACGAGGCGGCGGCGCTGGAAGCCTCCCACACGCTGAAGGGCGTATGCGGCAACCTGGCCGTGTCGGAACTGTTCGGCCTGCTCGACAGGCAGGTGCAGCTTCTGCGCGCGCACGACATGGACGGAGCTGCGGCCGTCATGCCGGAGATCACCCGGACATATCAGGCTGCGGTTCAGGCTGTGGAGAAGGCGTTCAGCTGAGTTTAAAAGCACGCCTGTGAAACATTCCGTCGTCAAGCGGAGTGGCGGTTTTCCGGGAAGATGGGGAACACGCTGGTCTTCACAAGGAAACACACATGCGCTCCAGATTTTTTCCGTACGGAATATATTTTAATATCATTTTGTTTTTGCTGGTAGTGACGCTTTCCGGCCTGGGCATTCACGTCTTTCGGGACATTCTTCTCCGCAATGCCAGAGAACCACCGGAATGACGCTGGCCAGCAACTATGCCGCGGAAGAACGGAGCAATCTGGTCGTTTATGAAACGCTGCTGTCCTTCGGGACCACGTCCATCGACACGCGTCTCATGCAAGGCGACTCCAGATACATGATGACGTGGATGAAGATTTTCTTCGACCGGGTGCAGACCATCCTGGGCGAGAACGTCGTCAGTCCCTACATCATCCTTGACGGCGCCGTGGTGGATATGAAGGGCCATGTGCGAGAAGTGTTTTCCCCTGTGGATCCTACGGAACAGGACTGGTACGCCAGAGCTGTGGAGTCTCCGGGAAAGACCATTTTTACCGACGTTTATAAGGATCCTGCCACGGGCATGCCCGTGGTTACCGTAGCCCGCAAATGTCTGCGCTCGAATGCCGTGCTGGTGTTCGACCTTTTTCCGTATAATTTCAAGTTTCACATCACACCGCAGCATAAAAACCGGCGTCATGCGTTTTTCGTTTGCGACGGCAATGGAACATTGCTGTATAAAAATACGGTATTTTCATATCAGGACGTCAAACTTCAGGCATATGTAAGTCTGCTCCTTCAAAAGATACGGAATGGAGACTTTGCATCTCATACCTCCTATGTCATTGGTCTGGACGGCAATAGACGTTCCGTTTATTATTCAAAGATGTCCAATGGCTGGTACACCATTGTCACGGTGCCTCATGAGGAAATACTGAAAGAGGCAGATCTTCTTTTGTGGCTTTTCGTTCTTTCGACGGGAATATTTCTGATAGTTCTTCTGGTTCATTCCTGGCGATACATAAGGGCAAACAGACTCATGGAGCGCGTCAACGAGACCGTGAGGGTGCTGGGCGATTCCTATTATGCCCTGTATCGCGTGAATTTTACCAGGGAAACGTATGAGACCATAAAGCCTTCCGAGGTGGTGCAGCAGAAGCTGCCGCAGACGGGGCCGTACAGCGCGCTTTTGCAGGTGATCGTCGACGTCATCGAGCCGGACGCCCGTGAGGAGTATGCGCATAATTTTTCCTGTGAGAGCATCCGTTCGCTGGTGTCGCGAAGGGTTCGGGATTTCGGCGGAGATTTTCGGCGGCGCTTCGGCGAGGAATATCGCTGGGTCAGCATCAGGGTGCTTTTTGACGAAAAGCTCACGCCCGAAGAGGTGGTGCTCTGTTTCCGCGAGGTGGAGCAGGAAAAGCAGCAGCAGCTTCAGGAGAGAAAGCTGCTTCAGGACTCGCTGGAAAGCGCACGGCGGAACGAGAAGGCCAAGCAGGCGTTTTTCAGCAACATGTCGCACGACATGCGGACGCCCATCAATGCCATTACGGGCCTCTCCGAACTGGCCGAACGCTTTCTGGACGACAAGGAAAAAGTCAGGGACTACCTTGCCAAAATCGGCTACTCCAGCCGTCAGCTGAAAAGCCTGATAGACGACATCCTCAACATGTCGCGCATGGAGCAGGGCAGAATGTCCATGAACAACAGAGTCATGGATCTGCGGGAGTGCCTCCGGGACTGTCTTGAAACATATAAGGTGCAGGCCGACGCGGAACACAAGATTCTGAAGATTGATCTGAACATGGAACAGACGCAGGTTCTGGGAGATCCTGTGCGCATGGTGCAGCTTCTCAACAACTTGTTGTCCAACGCGTTCAAGTTCACCGCCGAGCACGGCGAGATCTCCGTGTCCGTTTCCCGCGCGGGTGAGAGCGAAGACAAGGACACCGTCAAATACCGCATAGTGGTGTCCGATACGGGAACGGGCATATCCAAAGACTTTCTGCCTCACATTTTTGAACCCTACACCAGAGAAGTCCGGTTCAGCGCGAAAAACGTGGCCGGCACGGGACTCGGCATGTCCATCACCAAGAATCTCGTGGAGCAGATGAACGGCGAGATAACGGTGGAAAGCGAGCTTTGCAGGGGCACGACGTTTACCATTGTGATTCCGTTTGCGCTTGCCGGAAAGGATTCGTTCCAGGACGCGGAGGCGAAGCCCGTGGATGAGCACCCCGAGCTTCTGCAGGGAAAGCGCATCCTGTTGGTTGAAGACAACATGGTGAACATGGAACTTGCAGCTGAAATGTTTGCCGTGCAGGGCATGGAGGTATCGCAGGCGTGGAACGGAAAAGAAGCCGTGCAGGCGTTTGCCGATTCGGAACCTTTTTATTTCGACGCCGTGCTCATGGACATGCAGATGCCGGAAATGGACGGATGCGAGGCAACAAGGGCCATACGGGCGCTGGATCGGCCCGATGCCCGCAGCGTGCTCATCATAGCCGTGACGGCGAACGCCTTTGCCGAAGACATAGCCGCCACCACGGCTGCGGGCATGGATATGCACGTGGCCAAACCCATAGATTTTAAAAAACTGTTTCAGATTCTTCAGACAAGTTTTGCCGGGAGACATTGAGAAGCTCATGCACGGGCGGTTGTTATGAAAAAAGACACCAGGCTTTTTTTTCTGGCCAGCATCTTCTGCGCTGTTTTTTGCATAGGAATATTTGTGTGGGGCTCGCTGTCCATGATCCGTCAGGGCGAGCAGGCCAGTCTGACGCTTGGTGAAATTTACATGAAGGCCATGAACTACCAGATGCAGCTTCATTTTCGCTCCATCATTGAGCTGAAAATCAAGCAGGTGGAAGGCATCGTGAACAAGACGCCCCCGGAAACGACCAGGGATCACAGCGAAAAAGCACGTCAGGAACTTCGTTCCAGCGCCGTACTGCGGAAATTTACGCATCTGGCCCTGTACGCGACCGACGGCACGGCCGAAGTCATTTTCGGAGAACCTGTTTCCGTCATGGATGAAGCCGCCTTTCTCCAGGCGTTGAACAGAGGGGAAAAGAATGTGGCTTCGGGCGTTACGGCTTCCGGCAGGGAACTCGTGATTCTCGGCGTTTCCGTAGGGTATCCCGTTTCGGAGGGCTACCCCATGAAGGACGGGAAGACCTGCACGGCGCTGGTGGTCGGTCTTCCGCTTGAGAGCATCAGCGACGCCATGTCTCTGAACTTGGACAAGTCCATGGTGTATTCGCACATCATCCGCAAGGACGGCAGTTTCGTCTTCCGCAATGTCGCCGTCAAGGCGGACAACTACTATACCTGGTTTGAGCAGGATGGGCATTTCGAGGGCAAGACCGCCGAGGAGATGGTTGCCGATCTCAAAGACAGCATCCGGAAGGGCGCCGAGCATACCATGTTCATGACCGTCGATGGAGAACTCCATCACGTGCATTGTTCTCCGCTGCCGAATTCTTCATGGTATCTGGTTACGGACATGCCGTACGGCGAGCTCGACAAGGCGGTGGAAGGCATGTGGAACGAGCGGTTTTTCACGGCGGTAAGCGCCGCGTTGCTGCTGCCGCTGCCCATTCTGGCGCTGTTTTTCTTTTATTCGAGAATTTCCAGGAGGCAGATTGCGGAGCTTGAAAAGGCCAGAGCTGAGGCCGACAGAGCCAACAGGGCCAAGAGCGAGTTCCTTTCCAATATGAGCCACGACATCCGCACGCCCATGAACGCCATCGTGGGCATGACGGCCATTGCTGCGGCCAACGCCGAAAATTCCGTGCTCGTTCAGGATTGTCTGAGAAAAATCACGCTTTCCAGCCGTCATCTTCTCGGCCTCATCAACGACGTGCTGGACATGTCCAAAATAGAAAGCGGCAAGCTTTCCCTCAATATGGACGTGGTCTCTCTTCGCGAAGTGCTGGAAGGCATAGTCGGCATCGTGCAGCCGCAGATCAAGGCGAAGAAGCAGCAGTTCGACATACACATCCACAATATTCTGTCCGAGAACGTCTATTCGGACAGCGTGCGGCTCAGTCAGGTGCTTCTGAATCTTCTTTCCAACGCCCTGAAGTTCACGCCGCAGGGCGGCTCCATCCAGATAACGCTGTATCAGGAAGATTCGCCGCAGGGTGAATGGTTCGCGCGCACGCATATATTGGTGAAGGATACGGGCATAGGCATGACGCCAGAGTTCCAGAAGAGGATTTTTGAATCCTTTGCCCGTGAAGACAATGCCCGCGTGCATAAGATTGAAGGCACGGGACTCGGCATGTCCATCATGAAGTACATTGTGGATCAGATGCAGGGAACCATAGAGATTCACAGCGAAGTGGACAAGGGCACGGAATTCCACATCACGCTGGATATGAAGAAAATCAACACGCAGAGTGAACAGATGCGTCTTCCCGACTGGAACGTGCTGATTGTGGACGACGATGCGGAATTGTGCCGGACGGCGGCCGGAGCCCTGACCGAAATGGGGACGACCGTGGAGTGGGCGCTGAGCGGCCGAGAGGCCGTCGTCATGGCCGAAGAGCGTCACCGTGAGGGGCGGGACTATCACGTGATTCTTCTCGACTGGAAAATGCCGGAAATGGACGGCCCCGCCACGGCCCGCAGGCTGCGTGAGATTCTGGGCAGTCAGGTGCCGGTGCTGCTGGTGTCGTCCTACGACTGGAGCGAAATAGAGCAGGAGGCGCGTCGCGCGGGGATTTCCGGATTTATTCCCAAGCCGCTCTTCAAGTCCACGCTGTTCCAGGGGATGAAGCCGTTCATGGACGTCGATGCAGGCCAGGTCGGCAGCGTGGATACGGGAATGGCGGATCTGGCCGGTCGGCGCATTCTGCTGGCGGAGGACAACGAACTGAACTGGGAAGTCGCCAGCGCCATTCTGGAAGAGTTCGGCTTCCTTCTGGACTGGGCCGAAAACGGCCAGGTCTGCGTGGACATGTTCGGCAAGTCGGAGCCCGGCTATTATGATCTGATTCTCATGGACGTCCGCATGCCGGTCATGAACGGATACGAGGCCACCAGAGCGATTCGGGCCATGGACAGGGCCGACGCCGACGTTCCCATCATCGCCATGACGGCCGACGCCTTTTCCGAAGACATTCATCAGTGTCTTGAAAGCGGCATGAACGCGCATGTGGCCAAGCCCCTGGACATCAAGGTGCTCATGCGGCTCATTCAGAAGTATATCCGGTAGGAAGTTGCAGAGAGGCTGCCTCTCGCCTCCGGCGCGGAAGTTTGCGCCGGAGGCGTCGTTGCCGACGAGAGGCGACGCGGCAAGAAAAGCCGCTTTTGGAAAAAGGCAATGATTTCGTCATGTCTGCTTCATGCTGCCGTCATGATTTCTTTCTATGTTTGCCCCGTACGCGATGTTTCCGCAGAAAAGATCCGCTGGAAACGTCCGGAGCAGTTTCCCGGGGAAACTGCCATGCATCCACCGAAGAGGATGCTGCGCAAGGGGCGTGCGACCGCTGTCAGTTGCAGTGCGAATGCGCCTTGAAGCGTGTAGGTTTTGAGCCGTGAAGAGCTCGGAGCTTTTAACGTAAACCGCTCTCAAGGGGGCATACATGACTGTTGTCGGAAACAGGATGGTTCGTTTTCGCGTTGTTGCAACGCTGCTGCTGGCTCTTGTGGTTTCTGCCGTATGGCATACGGGAGCCTATGCGGATGTTGTGCAGATTGTTTATACTTCCGATCAGCATTACGGCATTTCCCGCAAGGCTTTCCGGGGCAGGAAGCAGGTTCCCGCGACGGAGGTCAATGCGGCGCTTGTGGCTTCCATCAACAAGCTGCCCGGGCTGGTGCTGCCGCCGGACGGCGGCGTGATGGCCGGCAAGCCCGTCGAGTGGATAGACTACGTCATTTCCACCGGCGACATCGCCAACAGAATGGAAGGCTCCAGGGAAAAGGCTCCCATGACGGCAACGGAATGCTGGAACGTCTTCATGGAACAGTACGGCAAGGGGCTTGCCGTCAAGGACCGCAAGGGACAGCCCGCCGAGCTGCTCGCCGTGCCCGGCAACCACGATATGACCAATGCCGTGGGCTTTTTCCGCCCCATGTATCCCGAGAAGGACAACGGCGCACTCCGCGCCATGCTGGAAAGATCCACGGGTAAAAAGGTGCCCGCCTCCTTTGATCCCTATGCGCAGCCTGTGGTGTTCAGCCGGGAAAAGGGCGGACTGCATCTTCTTCTCATGGGCATATGGCCGGACACCGCCAGCCGTGCCTGGATGGAAAAGGAATTGAAGAAGATGCCCGCAGGTCAGCCCGCGCTGCTCTTTACGCATATGCCTCCGAATCTTACCGCCAACCGCCTGACCAATCCCAACGGCGACCACGGCCTTTCCGCGAAGGACGGCTTTGAAAACCTGACGCCGGACGTGTCGAGCGTGCGCAGCGTCAAGGAACGTCCTCTCCGCGAACATCGTGAGCTGGCGGATTTTCTCAAGGCGCATTCGGCCATTCGGGCGTATTTCCACGGGCATGAGAACTTCAACGAGTTTTATGACTGGCAGGGCCCGGATTACACGATTTCTCTGCCGACCTTCCGCGTGGATTCCCCGATGAAGGGCGACGTTTCCGCCGGAGATGAGACGGAGCTTTCCTTCCTGCTGATTTCCGCGGATACGGACACGGGAAAGATGACGGTTCGCGAAGTGCTGTGGAACACCAACGCATCCGATATGATGACCTGGGGTCAGACGCGCACGGTTTCCATCGCTGTGGATGAGGCAAAGAAGTAGTCTTCCGATCAGGATCCGTTTTTTCAGGGCATGATCGTTCTATGCAGGCGATCATGTCCTTCGTGTTTAACGGTTTTTGGACCTTGTCCGCCGCTGCGCCTGTTCGGGAAGACGCCGAAAAACGAAGCGGATCTTGCCGGAAGGGAGCAGCGGCCGTTGATCCGCGGCAGTTTTCAGGGCGACGATGTTGGAAATCGGCGTCCGCATGTTGAAAAAGGAAATCTCCCTGTACGGATGGGGAGATTTCCTTTTCGGCGTT includes the following:
- a CDS encoding GGDEF domain-containing protein, with protein sequence MPSFQQHLKTEGNMVMQQPAVKHIYTFDELVKEVKTLRNTFKIIRLVSPSDCKAYLFEDDNLKADTLCYHFWNRKTCCKYCISKQVIDSQDQCTKLESINGHIFIVIARYVILDGKTFTLELITELTDISGLGRNEHVIVEIRRLQEENSRLIRDPLTGCYSWHYMDTYFQNYVKEAEQQQQELCIAMLDMDGFKLINDRYGHDTGDEVLKSCSQFWLKYFDYQHHEFITRYGGDEFIIISMASTYEAFCNRIVSLSNSMRKNIVLGNGQIIPFSFTIGCACLSEIEQTSPSSSREALFKLADERMYMGKRSGKNRIVTAS
- a CDS encoding HD domain-containing phosphohydrolase, coding for MVQSFIQAQRPDTLLIVDDNEINREILEHIFSSFYPTEQAENGRVGLDKILSRPENYCAILLDVVMPEMDGIQVLHRLKAEGLMEKIPVFLITGEASDAVMNEAYRLGVMDVISKPVVPYIVQRRVNSVVELFRARKILGNKVEQQQSELLKQAQKIIRLNEGMIESLATAIEFRSGESGEHVRRIHDITRHLLRHTDLGEGLTEVDIEHIALASIMHDVGKIAIPDAILNKPGRLTPEEFEIIKTHTTKGAELLEKIPQLREHESYRYAYDIARHHHERWDGRGYPDGLKGDEISIWAQIVALADVYDALVSKRCYKTAFARQEALDMIRDNKCGVFNPRLLDRFFAEEEKLARLYPRRSEEN
- a CDS encoding Hpt domain-containing protein; translated protein: MDANVRNMLIEGGINVDEVLERCMGSEALVARLLKKFPADGSYGKLSEAVDNGDEAAALEASHTLKGVCGNLAVSELFGLLDRQVQLLRAHDMDGAAAVMPEITRTYQAAVQAVEKAFS
- a CDS encoding ATP-binding protein, producing the protein MTLASNYAAEERSNLVVYETLLSFGTTSIDTRLMQGDSRYMMTWMKIFFDRVQTILGENVVSPYIILDGAVVDMKGHVREVFSPVDPTEQDWYARAVESPGKTIFTDVYKDPATGMPVVTVARKCLRSNAVLVFDLFPYNFKFHITPQHKNRRHAFFVCDGNGTLLYKNTVFSYQDVKLQAYVSLLLQKIRNGDFASHTSYVIGLDGNRRSVYYSKMSNGWYTIVTVPHEEILKEADLLLWLFVLSTGIFLIVLLVHSWRYIRANRLMERVNETVRVLGDSYYALYRVNFTRETYETIKPSEVVQQKLPQTGPYSALLQVIVDVIEPDAREEYAHNFSCESIRSLVSRRVRDFGGDFRRRFGEEYRWVSIRVLFDEKLTPEEVVLCFREVEQEKQQQLQERKLLQDSLESARRNEKAKQAFFSNMSHDMRTPINAITGLSELAERFLDDKEKVRDYLAKIGYSSRQLKSLIDDILNMSRMEQGRMSMNNRVMDLRECLRDCLETYKVQADAEHKILKIDLNMEQTQVLGDPVRMVQLLNNLLSNAFKFTAEHGEISVSVSRAGESEDKDTVKYRIVVSDTGTGISKDFLPHIFEPYTREVRFSAKNVAGTGLGMSITKNLVEQMNGEITVESELCRGTTFTIVIPFALAGKDSFQDAEAKPVDEHPELLQGKRILLVEDNMVNMELAAEMFAVQGMEVSQAWNGKEAVQAFADSEPFYFDAVLMDMQMPEMDGCEATRAIRALDRPDARSVLIIAVTANAFAEDIAATTAAGMDMHVAKPIDFKKLFQILQTSFAGRH
- a CDS encoding response regulator, with the protein product MKKDTRLFFLASIFCAVFCIGIFVWGSLSMIRQGEQASLTLGEIYMKAMNYQMQLHFRSIIELKIKQVEGIVNKTPPETTRDHSEKARQELRSSAVLRKFTHLALYATDGTAEVIFGEPVSVMDEAAFLQALNRGEKNVASGVTASGRELVILGVSVGYPVSEGYPMKDGKTCTALVVGLPLESISDAMSLNLDKSMVYSHIIRKDGSFVFRNVAVKADNYYTWFEQDGHFEGKTAEEMVADLKDSIRKGAEHTMFMTVDGELHHVHCSPLPNSSWYLVTDMPYGELDKAVEGMWNERFFTAVSAALLLPLPILALFFFYSRISRRQIAELEKARAEADRANRAKSEFLSNMSHDIRTPMNAIVGMTAIAAANAENSVLVQDCLRKITLSSRHLLGLINDVLDMSKIESGKLSLNMDVVSLREVLEGIVGIVQPQIKAKKQQFDIHIHNILSENVYSDSVRLSQVLLNLLSNALKFTPQGGSIQITLYQEDSPQGEWFARTHILVKDTGIGMTPEFQKRIFESFAREDNARVHKIEGTGLGMSIMKYIVDQMQGTIEIHSEVDKGTEFHITLDMKKINTQSEQMRLPDWNVLIVDDDAELCRTAAGALTEMGTTVEWALSGREAVVMAEERHREGRDYHVILLDWKMPEMDGPATARRLREILGSQVPVLLVSSYDWSEIEQEARRAGISGFIPKPLFKSTLFQGMKPFMDVDAGQVGSVDTGMADLAGRRILLAEDNELNWEVASAILEEFGFLLDWAENGQVCVDMFGKSEPGYYDLILMDVRMPVMNGYEATRAIRAMDRADADVPIIAMTADAFSEDIHQCLESGMNAHVAKPLDIKVLMRLIQKYIR
- a CDS encoding metallophosphoesterase is translated as MVRFRVVATLLLALVVSAVWHTGAYADVVQIVYTSDQHYGISRKAFRGRKQVPATEVNAALVASINKLPGLVLPPDGGVMAGKPVEWIDYVISTGDIANRMEGSREKAPMTATECWNVFMEQYGKGLAVKDRKGQPAELLAVPGNHDMTNAVGFFRPMYPEKDNGALRAMLERSTGKKVPASFDPYAQPVVFSREKGGLHLLLMGIWPDTASRAWMEKELKKMPAGQPALLFTHMPPNLTANRLTNPNGDHGLSAKDGFENLTPDVSSVRSVKERPLREHRELADFLKAHSAIRAYFHGHENFNEFYDWQGPDYTISLPTFRVDSPMKGDVSAGDETELSFLLISADTDTGKMTVREVLWNTNASDMMTWGQTRTVSIAVDEAKK